The Carassius gibelio isolate Cgi1373 ecotype wild population from Czech Republic chromosome A24, carGib1.2-hapl.c, whole genome shotgun sequence genome window below encodes:
- the pks1 gene encoding uncharacterized protein pks1 yields MEEDIAIIGIGCNFPGGEGVDNFWKVLVEGRNCVVQIPDERFDTSEWFHPDESKPGKTQTTKAALIEGFNEFDHKFFGISEAEADYMDPQQKLLLQCAYRALEDGGIPLEKVSGTRTGVYIGLMNRDYETLLNNSPSTITHYNGTGTAMSIAANRISYIFNLTGPSFAIDSACSSSLVALHSACQAIRQGDCEMALCGGVSCILEPRVFVALSKAKMISREGTSKAFCRTADGYGRGEGCGIVLLKPLKKALEDFDHIWGIVNKTAVNQDGHSVTPITKPSMTQQEALLRMIYSSENYLANVQYVEAHGTGTPAGDPVEAGSISKIIAKARPSNSGPLFIGSVKSNIGHTESAAGVAGLIKILLMMKHETIVPSVFYSAENSSIDAKALNLKIPTKAEKWLYSGSRVRMAGLNSFGFGGTNAHAIISEYVQVTVSDSHTLEPLKLLPLSAATDQSLQLCIADTYQRISVNESVDLHALAYTAACRRSHVSHKFRKNFAASSVSELKSLLKDSKNKKFAPTKQDLKLVFVFCGNGVTYRGMCKQLLREEPAFRDKIKEVENYFQKFRCTSILQKIDSYDNEDFSKPNVVQPLLFAIQVAIAHLLKNWGIRPDIVLGHSVGEVAAAHCSGLLSLEDAVKVVYHRSMLQTKVMGGRMLVVGNVAVPDVLEILPTYTGKICLAAVNSPMSCVLSGGKEAVDNVHQKLQSLFNGKNLFLHVLDVPAAYHSHMMDPILGEIKDSIGHLTLNEKECELFSTVTGEMCHQGDFVTGEYWARNIRKPVAFEKAIKSISNHTRNVVFVEIGPRRALQRNIMEILGNDTTVLPSVHPDKDHETMFKCVSKLFELGVNVKWDEFYKGFEAELVAFPRYQFECQKNEVYFEDVRRGNDTVFRSSHPLISPSKRDGKVIKCNLSAATASYLWEHKNNGISIAPGALFVELAFASIMETAIPKRPLNSFELTIHFQSLLVLTKNCSPLKITIETSKDTTTFQVQSSITVHASGTIGHEGASAMIEHQNIHLNTVFMRCPSVIETMDVYNTLQDIGFEYGPNFKQLGDIHYGQEFKEAVTSLRIPEGVLNHLYEYCLHPVVLDYFLQMSSVLALVSSTVRPGFPSAIGNMVISAPPCKHMFIYMRMTKEMADYFEVCGCFTDKDGHVLIELRDVRINFLGGYAQIRESCFFHNQKVGILAESNFPSRIKALVFEDNLGIAKGLKPYLHTESVFVSPPDLTKNSALQVPVLPLKSPCSTADMELDEILFIWGVQNISHLQSEVILQSLVDSCELYRQTVLSLRSCSRPCSIRVITYRSAEGTVKSINPGFVLSGMTRACAAEMSGISFQLIDLSTVSRENIEALAHVLNSHKTQECPEVFISKGKVYSAVINRTPVTPREVKAESQTIQTRDFTLQTTNAYMMTGLSALPSASSVHTIEGKSIEVQLSKVCVHSSDYFPVSSSELTFGQTMYWSKHTTQNHSLMALDFSGIITAVGKDVNKFKVGDHVICCYPVKATSKVVLPEDVCIKIKRLSFLKDAPCVSYIVLIWEILKCALPKTKQQQRLGIFSAVHNSALVNLLTLIASKSGWIVFTETEISGLVQNAKQCRLLVILPPYNCSLLTEIVSVANANHIIAVCGIREPWYSTIDLIQRDSDRTCFQTLEMSKIFQKSRLKAHGARLQKWLKGMHLHKACPSIQSNAFQMVLPEGMPTLSVEHSRSYFSARTLDLIALTSDDSTSKMSSIPLLPRAKQLFSKKGVYIVSGGLSGLGFETVKFIAHRGGGCIATLSRSPPSEKVQKDISSLQRRYGVRIVTLQCDVSVSQQVMEAITVIGKHFFSCPVRGVFHSAAVLHDGLLETLDRSLFQKVLQPKVSGALNLHFATLHSQTLDYFVCYSSISSFIGNAAQANYAAANSFLDAFCHFRRNIGLAGQSINWGPLKLGLLMNKDHFQKFLETKGLMIMDVSEIHEALEHCLLDNNPQQVVCKFNFRNLKNHVLSQNVSLKFRLSALVEEGLKNMVVEDSSINVESSEDDCVRRILTEICCVDTVDLSDETALTALGIDSMLAMTLQNRLFQEMGVNIPLVVLLDPNRTLSSLTEFIKQSTDEDCEISVNL; encoded by the exons ATGGAGGAGGATATCGCTATAATTGGAATCGGATGCAACTTCCCAGGAG GTGAGGGTGTTGATAATTTCTGGAAAGTTCTTGTGGAGGGAAGGAACTGTGTGGTACAGATTCCAGATGAAAGATTTGACACATCAGAGTGGTTTCATCCTGATGAGAGCAAACCAGGAAAAACACAGACGACCAAAGCTGCTCTCATTGAAGG GTTCAATGAGTTTGATCACAAGTTCTTTGGCATCAGCGAGGCTGAAGCTGATTACATGGACCCTCAGCAGAAACTGTTGCTGCAGTGTGCATACCGAGCTCTAGAGGATGGTGGGATACCCTTGGAAAAAGTGAGCGGGACCAGAACAGGGGTTTACATAG GTCTTATGAACAGGGATTATGAGACACTTTTGAACAACAGTCCCAGCACTATAACCCACTATAATGGCACAGGAACAGCTATGAGTATAGCTGCCAACAGAATTTCCTATATCTTTAACCTGACTGGACCTTCATTTGCCATTGACAGTGCATGTTCCTCGTCCCTTGTCGCCCTTCACTCAGCATGTCAGGCCATCAGACAAG GGGACTGTGAAATGGCTCTGTGTGGGGGGGTTAGCTGTATCCTTGAACCTCGAGTCTTTGTGGCGCTCAGCAAGGCAAAGATGATCTCACGCGAGGGCACAAGCAAGGCATTCTGCCGTACAGCTGATGGATATGGCAGAGGTGAGGGATGTGGTATAGTCCTATTGAAGCCTTTGAAAaag GCTCTTGAGGACTTTGATCATATTTGGGGCATTGTGAACAAGACTGCAGTAAACCAAGATGGCCACTCCGTCACCCCCATTACCAAACCCTCCATGACCCAGCAGGAGGCTCTACTGCGCATGATCTATTCTTCTGAGAATTATCTAGCGAACGTCCAGTATGTAGAAGCTCATGGGACAGGAACACCAGCAGGAGATCCAGTTGAAGCAGGAAGTATCTCAAAAATCATCGCCAAAGCAAGACCTTCAAACTCAGGGCCTCTGTTTATTGGCTCTGTTAAGAGTAACATTGGACATACAGAATCTGCAGCGGGGGTGGCAGGACTCATAAAGATTCTATTAATGATGAAACACGAAACCATTGTCCCTTCTGTGTTCTACTCAGCAGAAAATTCCAGCATCGATGCTAAAGCTCTCAATCTTAAAATCCCCACAAAAGCTGAAAAATGGCTTTACTCTGGATCCAGGGTAAGGATGGCTGGATTAAACAGCTTTGGGTTTGGTGGCACCAATGCCCATGCGATCATCAGTGAGTATGTTCAAGTAACAGTCTCCGACAGCCACACTCTTGAACCTCTGAAACTGCTTCCACTGTCTGCAGCCACGGATCAGTCTCTTCAGTTGTGCATAGCTGACACATATCAGAGGATTTCAGTAAATGAGTCAGTTGATCTACATGCCCTTGCTTATACCGCAGCCTGCAGAAGAAGCCACGTGTCACACAAATTTAGGAAAAATTTTGCTGCATCATCTGTGTCAGAATTAAAATCACTACTCAAAGATAGCAAGAACAAGAAATTTGCTCCAACAAAGCAGGACCTAAAGttagtttttgtattttgtgGGAATGGCGTCACTTATAGGGGAATGTGTAAGCAACTACTGAGAGAAGAACCCGCATTTCGGGACAAGATCAAAGAGGTGGAAAACTACTTCCAAAAGTTCAGATGCACCAGTATTTTGCAAAAGATAGACAGCTATGACAATGAAGATTTTTCTAAACCAAACGTTGTCCAGCCACTTCTCTTTGCAATCCAGGTTGCAATTGCTCATCTTCTTAAGAACTGGGGCATCAGGCCAGATATTGTTCTTGGACACTCTGTGGGAGAGGTTGCTGCAGCTCATTGCTCTGGCCTGTTGTCTCTTGAGGATGCAGTGAAGGTTGTCTACCATCGGAGCATGCTGCAGACCAAAGTGATGGGTGGGAGAATGCTGGTCGTTGGTAACGTTGCTGTTCCCGATGTTCTGGAAATTCTTCCCACATACACAGGAAAGATTTGTCTAGCTGCTGTGAACAGTCCTATGTCATGTGTGCTGTCAGGTGGAAAAGAAGCAGTTGACAATGTGCACCAGAAGCTTCAGTCTTTGTTCAATGGCAAAAACCTGTTCCTTCATGTCTTGGATGTTCCAGCTGCCTACCATAGTCATATGATGGATCCTATACTGGGCGAAATCAAAGACAGCATTGGACATTTAACTCTAAATGAAAAGGAGTGTGAACTTTTTTCTACAGTAACAGGAGAGATGTGTCATCAAGGGGACTTTGTCACAGGTGAATACTGGGCAAGAAACATACGAAAGCCTGTTGCATTTGAAAAAGCAATTAAATCAATTTCCAACCACACAAGGAACGTAGTCTTTGTGGAAATTGGCCCAAGACGAGCTCTGCAGAGGAACATCATGGAGATCCTGGGAAATGACACCACAGTGCTTCCTTCAGTCCATCCAGATAAAGACCATGAGACAATGTTCAAATGTGTCTCAAAACTCTTTGAACTGGGAGTCAATGTGAAGTGGGACGAGTTCTACAAAGGGTTTGAAGCTGAGCTTGTTGCTTTCCCAAGGTATCAGTTTGAATGTCAAAAGAATGAGGTATACTTTGAGGACGTGAGACGGGGAAATGACACAGTCTTTCGCAGTTCACATCCACTGATAAGTCCAAGTAAACGTGATGGCAAAGTGATCAAGTGCAACCTATCAGCAGCTACAGCCTCATACCTTTGGGAGCACAAGAACAATGGCATCTCCATTGCCCCAGGGGCGTTGTTTGTTGAATTGGCTTTTGCATCCATAATGGAAACTGCTATTCCAAAAAGACCTCTTAACTCATTTGAGCTCACAATCCACTTTCAAAGTTTGCTTGTTCTAACTAAGAACTGCTCTCCTCTCAAAATCACAATTGAGACATCAAAGGATACAACAACATTTCAGGTTCAGTCCTCTATTACTGTGCATGCATCAGGCACCATTGGCCATGAAGGGGCATCAGCTATGATCGAACACCAAAACATTCACCTCAACACTGTTTTCATGAGATGTCCATCAGTTATTGAAACCATGGATGTGTACAACACTCTTCAAGACATAGGATTTGAGTACGGGCCCAACTTCAAACAACTTGGTGACATTCATTATGGACAAGAATTCAAGGAAGCAGTGACCAGTCTCAGGATTCCAGAGGGAGTACTCAACCATCTGTATGAGTATTGCTTGCACCCAGTGGTCCTAGACTACTTCTTGCAAATGTCCTCCGTTTTAGCATTAGTTTCTAGCACCGTCAGGCCTGGATTTCCCTCTGCAATTGGGAATATGGTTATATCTGCACCTCCCTGTAAACATATGTTCATCTATATGAGAATGACAAAAGAAATGGCAGACTACTTTGAGGTTTGTGGATGTTTCACTGACAAAGATGGTCATGTGTTGATCGAGCTGAGAGATGTCAGAATAAATTTTCTGGGGGGATACGCACAGATCAGGGAATCGTGTTTCTTTCATAACCAGAAGGTTGGCATTCTTGCTGAGAGCAATTTTCCCAGTAGAATCAAGGCTTTGGTCTTTGAAGACAACTTGGGTATTGCTAAAGGTTTGAAGCCATATTTGCACACAGAATCTGTATTTGTTTCTCCACCTGATTTAACAAAAAACTCAGCCTTGCAGGTCCCAGTATTGCCGTTGAAGTCTCCTTGCAGTACAGCAGACATGGAACTGGATGAGATCCTGTTTATCTGGGGAGTTCAGAATATTAGTCACCTCCAATCTGAAGTCATTCTACAGTCCTTGGTAGATAGCTGTGAACTTTACCGTCAGACTGTTTTATCTTTAAGAAGCTGCAGTCGTCCATGTTCCATCCGTGTCATTACGTACAGGTCAGCAGAAGGGACCGTTAAAAGTATAAATCCTGGATTTGTGTTATCTGGGATGACAAGGGCATGTGCTGCAGAGATGTCAGGCATCTCTTTTCAGCTCATTGACCTTTCCACAGTGTCAAGAGAGAATATAGAAGCACTGGCTCATGTGCTTAACTCACATAAGACCCAAGAGTGCCCAGAAGTCTTCATTAGCAAAGGGAAAGTTTACTCCGCTGTGATAAATCGTACTCCTGTCACCCCTAGGGAAGTGAAGGCTGAATCCCAAACCATACAGACCCGAGATTTCACTTTGCAGACAACCAATGCCTACATGATGACAGGCTTATCAGCTTTGCCTTCAGCAAGTTCAGTCCACACTATTGAGGGGAAAAGCATCGAAGTTCAGCTGAGTAAGGTATGTGTGCACTCATCAGATTATTTTCCAGTTAGTTCTTCAGAACTAACTTTTGGACAGACAATGTACTGGAGCAAGCACACAACCCAGAACCACAGTCTCATGGCACTTGACTTCAGTGGGATAATTACAGCTGTGGGAAAGGATGTCAACAAATTTAAAGTGGGGGACCATGTTATCTGTTGCTACCCTGTAAAAGCAACTTCCAAAGTTGTCCTCCCTGAAGATGTGTGCATCAAAATAAAAAGGCTTTCATTCCTAAAGGATGCTCCATGTGTTTCATACATTGTCCTGATATGGGAGATACTGAAGTGTGCTTTACCCAAGACCAAACAACAGCAAAGGTTGGGCATTTTTTCTGCTGTTCATAACTCAGCTCTggtcaacttactcaccctcatagCAAGTAAATCAGGCTGGATTGTTTTTACAGAGACTGAGATAAGTGGTTTAGTCCAAAATGCAAAGCAGTGTCGTCTTCTTGTGATTCTTCCCCCATATAATTGTTCACTTTTGACAGAGATTGTCAGTGTTGCCAATGCAAATCACATCATTGCAGTATGTGGCATCCGTGAGCCATGGTACTCGACAATAGATCTAATTCAGAGAGATAGTGACAGAACCTGTTTCCAGACTCTTGAGATGTCaaaaatctttcagaaatcacgTCTCAAGGCGCATGGAGCTCGGCTACAGAAGTGGCTAAAGGGAATGCACTTGCACAAAGCATGCCCATCAATACAAAGCAATGCTTTTCAGATGGTGCTACCTGAAGGTATGCCTACTCTGTCTGTAGAGCATTCTAGATCTTATTTCAGTGCAAGAACTCTAGACTTGATAGCTCTGACCAGTGATGACTCTACAAGCAAGATGTCTTCCATCCCTTTGCTTCCAAGAGCAAAGCAGCTTTTCTCAAAGAAAGGTGTGTACATAGTTTCAGGTGGTCTCTCTGGTTTGGGATTTGAGACTGTTAAATTCATTGCCCATAGGGGTGGAGGATGCATTGCCACTCTCTCAAGGAGTCCACCATCTGAAAAGGTACAAAAGGACATAAGCAGTCTCCAAAGGAGATACGGGGTGAGAATTGTCACTCTTCAGTGTGATGTCTCTGTGTCACAGCAGGTGATGGAAGCCATTACTGTGATTGGAAAACATTTTTTCTCTTGTCCAGTCAGGGGGGTGTTCCACAGTGCTGCTGTTCTACATGATGGATTGCTGGAAACTCTTGATAGATCTCTTTTCCAAAAAGTCCTGCAACCTAAAGTCTCTGGCGCTCTTAATCTTCACTTTGCCACCCTGCACAGCCAAACACTCGATTACTTTGTGTGCTATTCCTCAATCTCCTCTTTCATTGGAAATGCTGCACAAGCAAACTATGCAGCAGCTAATTCCTTTCTGGATGCTTTTTGTCACTTCCGACGCAATATTGGACTTGCAGGACAGTCAATCAATTGGGGACCCCTTAAACTAGGCCTGCTTATGAACAAAGACCATTTTCAAAAGTTTCTGGAAACAAAAGGGCTAATGATCATGGATGTGTCAGAGATTCATGAAGCACTGGAGCACTGCCTGTTAGATAACAATCCCCAGCAGGTGGTCTGCAAATTCAATTTCAGGAATCTGAAAAACCATGTCCTCTCTCAAAATGTGTCTCTAAAGTTCCGCCTGTCTGCTTTAGTGGAGGAAGGACTGAAAAACATGGTCGTTGAGGACTCCAGCATAAATGTTGAGTCATCGGAAGATGACTGTGTTAGAAGGATTCTGACTGAAATTTGCTGTGTGGATACTGTTGATCTCAGTGATGAAACTGCGCTCACTGCACTAGGAATTGACTCAATGTTAGCCATGACATTGCAAAACCGCTTGTTTCAAGAGATGGGTGTGAATATTCCCCTTGTTGTTTTGCTTGATCCAAATCGTACACTGTCTTCACTGACTGAATTCATAAAACAGAGTACTGATGAGGACTGTGAGATTTCTGTGAACTTGTAA